Sequence from the Zeugodacus cucurbitae isolate PBARC_wt_2022May chromosome 2, idZeuCucr1.2, whole genome shotgun sequence genome:
ATTGCAAAGCTGCAATCGAACgtgaaaaaagtatataaaccgACATAGTCGTCTATCcacataaatgttttttataataattaatctataaatatgtttatcgaaTTATTTCcgcgtttatttcatataaatatgccAATTTCTTTGATTAAGTGCacgtataatttaatataattgttgttgctgattgcTTCCACGTAAtgttaataacaataattaaatattaattgaaaaattgaacaaatgtataaagttcactTACGATCTTCTAAACGTCTAGGTGAACCACTTAAGTGACATTCCtgtgaatattaattaagttgtaattagttaattgagtATTGTAATTATACATTAGTGCAAGGCTAATTATGTCATTTAGACTCACTTTTACATAAGCCAGATGATAAATAAGTTGCAAAAGAAACCTAACTTTTTCAATCTTTATATTGTGCTAGAATAAATTCAATCATCTTCAATAACGTGCCAATAAACTGATTGAAAGTACTGTGTGAAAAGCATATAAACTGGTTAGAGTTTTGTGTTAGTGTTATTGCATTTACTGTTATTTGCCCTAATTGGTTAATAattgagaacaacaacaatagttgagtaacaaaaaaaaaatatgggttGAATTGAGAGATCGGCGCAAATAGCGATCAAAATTATGTCATTTCTGTCGAACCGAAAATTCTCATATATTTTCGTCAGCTCTCCAAAAGTTATCTGCAAGCATATAAACAAATGATACATATGTTATTAGCTTTCTCTCCGACTTTTGCGTTATCAAAATTGAGCAAAgcataacaaacaacaataccaaatatcaaaataaacatACAATAAAAGCATGCTATCTATAATGATATGCAGCTACTAGCTAATCGCTAACTTTATTCAGTTATGCGCTTTATTTTTGACAAAACCTTTAAAGTTGTTGCTATACTGGTTATCTGCTAGCGGTTCATTATCAACTTCCATATACGGAAGAGTAATCCAATGGCTTTCAAAATTTTCGCGGTCAATGTTatgcattcatttatttttgcaaagctATTATTTCAATTTGACAAAGCctcatttgcaaattttttttttttgatatactGACAAATATAGacatagcttaattggtttatGGACTGATCCATTAATAATACGTGATTGCATACCAATTTTGTCGGTAGCTTTAACTTCACAGATTTGCTTTAACGTTTTCAATAGCGATTAATCATGAAGGCAAACAGTACGTCcgacagatttatatttataattgtttatattcCAATTTGCAATTTAATAGCATTTCATCTCAAATATGACAAGTATTTGTTAAGTGAAAGGTAAAGTCCAACCACCTTTGCTTTATTGAAAAGCTGACAATGGGAAATGAATTGCTATTTATGAGTAACCACAAGAttaatttttgagttatcgATAATCGAATTATTTTCTGAATATTGAATCCAACAAattttttcgtaataaagtaaACAGAAATGGTTGAAACTGAGTCACTGTAGCCCTATGCTCCTTGCGGAAGTAACAGgactaatataatatataaagtaaaaaaaccGCTTCGTCCCTTTTTTGAAGTTAGTCTttgatattttaacaaatttgtttgtCCAATACATAGCCGAGAGttgtaaattgttattaaaaagtaTGGATCTAACCACAATACAAAATAATGTCAAATAAATCGTTACGTTAAGAATCGAATGTGTTTTATTCTCGGTTATCGCAAAACTCtccacaaaaacaatttaaaatacaatataagaaataaaaaaatttaacattttagtCATTTTTAATGACAGTTTCtaatattctaatattttccTTCAAATCAAATTAAGGTCACCGGTGCAGCAGGTGGTCTGGGTAAATGTATCGCTACAGAATTGGCCGCTAAAGGATGTCATGTCGCTATATGTGATATCAATTACGATTTGGCTGTGACGACAGCGAAGGAAATCGCCGATAGATATGGCGTCAAGACAAAAGCCTATAAGGTGAGTGCGTTGAGAGCTCAATTCAAACAATTCAATTAGGTTAATAATGTCTCTTATAATAGGTGGACGTCACTAAATACGACGAGATTGTGGAACTCAATGAGAAACTAACCAACGACATTGGCGCCGCCACTATACTCGTGAATAACGCCGGGTTGCTATTACATTCAGATCAACTGAATCCCACAGTGCCAGAAATTGAGTTGATGGTTAAAGTCAATTACTTGTCACACTTCCtggtaaattatatataatttaatatcttCATAAATCATATGCATGCTTTTCTAGACAAATCGCGTGTTTCTGCCAAATATGAAGCAGGCCAAGCGGGGCCATATTGTGGCCATTAGCTCTGTAGCTGGTAATTGTTAATAGTtagtaaaaaatagtttaagaactaattatgaaatatatttcctCAATCCCACACAGGTCTAGTCACGCTGCCACTAGCTGAGCCATATTGCAGTGCCAAAACCGCTGTGCGCACCCTAATGCGTGTCTTGCGCGCCGAGCTGCGTCTAAACAATATTACGGGCATTGGCGTGACCACAGTGTTTCCCTCATTTCTGAAAACTCACTCCAAAGTGGAAAAATTAGCTCGAGATAGCGGTTATGCTGCAATGTATCCGTTGTTGAAGGGTGAAGAGGTGGCGCGAAGAACTGTGCTTGGTATGCTGCGCGGTGAAGTGGAGATCGCGATGCCGGGATTCTTTATGATCCTCTATCGTTTTATAACGTAAGTATAATGATGGAAATATAGATATAGAGTTAGTATATAAAGTTTCTTCATTAAAATTACAGTATTTTGCCGTCGTGTGTCCAAGATTGGTTGGCTTTCTGTCCATCATTTGCCAAATCTACTTACTTACGCGCATTGGcagcaataaaaaaacattagaattttgtgtattattttatttcaacaactaaatattttaaaactgacGACGAAAATAACTTTAGCTGGTATTTCttagaaagaaatttaaatatctgaATTAAgtctgaatatatatttttatcataaaataaagcataaaattgTCAGTTAATCTTGCTTTGTATCCTCAATATTCATAAAATCAACCCAACTAACacaaatcatcatatatggaaAACGATGCCGAAATCGATGTAAATTGGCTGATTATGTTTACCAGCAAGCAAGTGAATAAGTCTGGCcacaatgtaaataaattccGGAAATCAGGGTTAAATCACGCAAAACGCCCGAAAAAGTGTTGGAAAacgcagcaaaaacaacagttaTTTAATCTTTTAACATCTAGCCAATCAAACCGCAATGCTAAGATTACCACTCCTTAACTCCCGGTTGAGTCTATAACGTAAATAACATAACTCTGATTTTTTAAAGAAGTGTGGGAAAACGACACttcattttgaatttgaatttttgaacagtgaccaaaaatatacgaaaatcaCTTGTTAACCACCACTTGATAAATCTGGTATCCGTATATCCATTACatgcataaacaaatattactcGATATCTAGCAGTTACTTTTTGACTTTGGAGTAGATAAACTTAAGGGTTTTCACGTTAACATAAAGTAATTTAGTGTCAGTAATTAATGGATCTGGGGTTCTTTTAGCactcctaaataaataaaaataagtcttCGAATAAtgagaaattacttttttttttacttttgactcAATCTCTCGAATTTGGTTTGGTCCAATGCCCAACCGAGTGTTATACATTGTAATTGCAgtgaacattaaaaaatatttgattggcTACCCTCTATAACATTTTCACTGTATTTTCACTGTTCTCAGTCATTCGAAAGCTTCGTGGAATGCTGATCAAAACGTTCACTCGAGCAATTGAAGTAAAGCTACCTTTCTATGATCAGGTCCACACGCATGATCAGTATACTTTCAGCATCAATACTGTTCAGAACAGGTTTTTTCATAACTCACAGCTCAAATTATCCTTTAATAACAAATATCTAAAGAAATCAGAAATCTTATTAACAATGACGTctgatacatttaaaaaaaatcgcgcCTGGCTGTTGGTCGCTCTCTTAACGTTATTGATGCCGACCATTCTCTTCATTTCGGTGTTGATATATTTCTACGATAATTATGTGCGAAATAGAGTGTGCAAGAATATTGCCGGCGACGTGGCTGtggtaattattttattgaaagtttAATATATACTCAAGTAAAATCTGAAATTtagacaataataacaaataaattctataaaattaccgaaattttaagtaaatatcgAACTAATTAACTGCAAAGTGATTACAAAGCTGCAATTGAACGTGAAAAAGTATATAAACCGAAATAGTCATCTatccacataaatatttttataataaataatctataaATATCTTTATCGAATTATCTTCGCAGAAAAGCATATAGAGTTGTAAATTTCATTGATTAATAGCacgtaaatttaaaataattgtttttgaagACCAATATTTCTTCCATGTAAtgttaaattcattattttaatggcAATTGGAATGTTCGAAAAATATTCAAGGTTCACTTCCGACCTTTTAAACGACCAATTTAACCGCTTAAGCGACATATCTATGTGGCTGTGAATACTAATTGAGTtcgcaattagttaattgagtATTGAAATTGTACATTAGTGAAATGCTAACTATGTCAATTAGTTAATCTTTACCAGATGATGAAAAAGTTGCAAATAAAATCTAACACCAACAAATTAATTCAAACTATTTGAAGTTTAATGCCTTtactaatttagtcaattagcacATTATCTTCAATTATGCGCCAATTAACCAAAATTAAAGAACCGCGTGAAagcatataaatttgtttaaattttccgTTATTATCAGGACTGTAAACCACCAGAAAAATCTAGTGGGCTTTATGCCAattatatgggtcgaattgtgtgctatcttaataacattaaataaataatttgcgagagtataaaatgttcgcttaaAAGCGAAGTTATGTTGTCACGCACGTGGTCGCTCGCCCTACAACCAATTAGTGTCACTTACAATTTTCACGCAATGTTATATGTCTCGACGTGATTTATAGTTTTTCCGcctttttaaaagaaataatttaaatttcgcTAACTATCTAACAATCTCACTAACTTGGTATAATCCTCTCCTACGAATCGATTTAAGGTCACCGGTGCAGCAGGTGGTCTGGGTAAATGTATAGTTTTTCCGcctttttaaaagaaataatttaaatttcgcTAACTATTTAACAATCTCACTAACTTGGTATAATCCTCTCCTACGAATCGATTTAAGGTCACCGGTGCAGCAGGTGGTCTGGGTAAATGTATCGCTGCAGAATTGGCCGCTAAGGGATGTCATGTCGCTGTATGTGATATCAATTTCGATTTGGCCGTGACGACATCAAAGGAAATTGCCAATAAATATGGTGTCAAGTCAAAAGCCTATAAAGTAGGTGCATTGAAAGCTCAATCCAAACAATTCAATTTGGTTACTGATGCAATCTCTCATAATAGGTAGATGTCACTAAATACGACGAGATTGTGGAACTCAATGAGAAACTAACCCACGACATTGGCGCCGCTACTATACTCGTGAATAATGCAGGGTTGCTGACACATACAGACCAGTTAAATCCCACAGTTCCAGAAATTGAGTTGATGGTTAAAGTCAATTACTTGTCACACTTCCtggtaaattatatataatttaaaatcttcATAAATCATAAGCATTCTACTCTAGACAAATCGCGTGTTTTTACCAAATATGAAGCAAGCCAAGCGGGGCCATATTGTGGCTATTTGCTCAATAACTGGTAATTCTTACAACAAGAGTGCTAACCAGCTCAGCTAATTACAAAATATCTTTCCTTAGGTTTACTCACGGTGACACGATCAGAGCCTTACTGTAGTGCAAAGACCGCTGTACGCACCCTCATGCGTGTATTGCGCGCCGAGCTGAGGCTATATGGTATTACAGGTATTGGCGTGACCACAGTATATCCGCCATTTCTGACAACTCATGCCGGTATGGTAAAGAATGTCCGCAATAGTGGTTATGCCAAATTGTATCCGTTGTTAAAGGGTGAAAAGATGGCGCAAAGAATTGTGCATGGTATGTTGCGTGGAGAAGTGGAGATCGGGGTGCCCGGATTCGT
This genomic interval carries:
- the LOC105209514 gene encoding estradiol 17-beta-dehydrogenase 11-like, translated to MTSDTFKKIRAWLAVALLTLLMPTILFFSVLIYFYDSYVRSRVCKSIAGDVAVVTGAAGGLGKCIATELAAKGCHVAICDINYDLAVTTAKEIADRYGVKTKAYKVDVTKYDEIVELNEKLTNDIGAATILVNNAGLLLHSDQLNPTVPEIELMVKVNYLSHFLTNRVFLPNMKQAKRGHIVAISSVAGLVTLPLAEPYCSAKTAVRTLMRVLRAELRLNNITGIGVTTVFPSFLKTHSKVEKLARDSGYAAMYPLLKGEEVARRTVLGMLRGEVEIAMPGFFMILYRFITILPSCVQDWLAFCPSFAKSTYLRALAAIKKH
- the LOC105209513 gene encoding estradiol 17-beta-dehydrogenase 11 isoform X1; translation: MLIKTFTRAIEVKLPFYDQVHTHDQYTFSINTVQNRFFHNSQLKLSFNNKYLKKSEILLTMTSDTFKKNRAWLLVALLTLLMPTILFISVLIYFYDNYVRNRVCKNIAGDVAVVTGAAGGLGKCIAAELAAKGCHVAVCDINFDLAVTTSKEIANKYGVKSKAYKVDVTKYDEIVELNEKLTHDIGAATILVNNAGLLTHTDQLNPTVPEIELMVKVNYLSHFLTNRVFLPNMKQAKRGHIVAICSITGLLTVTRSEPYCSAKTAVRTLMRVLRAELRLYGITGIGVTTVYPPFLTTHAGMVKNVRNSGYAKLYPLLKGEKMAQRIVHGMLRGEVEIGVPGFVMIVYRFIAILPSIVQDGFAHALAALKNY
- the LOC105209513 gene encoding short-chain dehydrogenase/reductase family 16C member 6 isoform X2, with translation MCEIECARILPATWLWSPVQQVVWVTGAAGGLGKCIAAELAAKGCHVAVCDINFDLAVTTSKEIANKYGVKSKAYKVDVTKYDEIVELNEKLTHDIGAATILVNNAGLLTHTDQLNPTVPEIELMVKVNYLSHFLTNRVFLPNMKQAKRGHIVAICSITGLLTVTRSEPYCSAKTAVRTLMRVLRAELRLYGITGIGVTTVYPPFLTTHAGMVKNVRNSGYAKLYPLLKGEKMAQRIVHGMLRGEVEIGVPGFVMIVYRFIAILPSIVQDGFAHALAALKNY